The Thalassotalea sp. HSM 43 genome window below encodes:
- the bamB gene encoding outer membrane protein assembly factor BamB, which yields MRFFNKRLISVVLLSSALFACSSDDEEEEDKVAELTEIDALFEPEVVWDESIGDGVAHYFSRLKPAIGYDKVFAASRFGEAYALDQKTGDEIWSVDLFDINDELGFFDDPISARIAGGATLGYDKVVWGSENGDVFALDANTGELVWHAKVSGEVISKPIFESNLLIANTGSGALIALDANTGEQVWKAEQSVPPLTLRGVSGVVASSGGIFLGLASGEVGVYIIESGQQGWATEIGEPSGATELQRIVDVDVTPIVVGDKIYAISTNGNLAAIDLRSGRELWKRKYSSYRQLTISGNQIFATDVQGHVYAIDRNSGMEQWSNLLLTNRRTTGAVSVGKYVVVGDFEGYLHWFDKTDGSIVARHEVDSSGIYVTPTVVDGLLYVMSRDGDLEVVKTPEPAAAE from the coding sequence GTGAGATTTTTTAATAAACGCCTAATAAGTGTTGTTCTGTTATCAAGCGCGTTATTCGCTTGTTCATCAGACGACGAAGAAGAAGAAGATAAGGTGGCAGAGCTTACCGAAATTGATGCATTGTTTGAGCCAGAAGTGGTTTGGGACGAAAGCATTGGTGACGGTGTGGCACATTACTTTTCTCGTCTAAAACCTGCCATTGGTTACGATAAAGTATTCGCAGCGAGCCGTTTTGGTGAAGCCTACGCGCTTGACCAAAAAACCGGTGATGAAATTTGGTCTGTTGACCTTTTCGACATTAACGATGAACTAGGCTTTTTTGATGATCCTATTTCTGCTCGTATCGCAGGCGGCGCGACGCTAGGGTATGACAAGGTGGTATGGGGCAGTGAAAACGGTGACGTTTTTGCCTTAGACGCTAATACTGGTGAGCTTGTTTGGCACGCTAAAGTGTCAGGTGAAGTCATTTCAAAGCCAATTTTTGAAAGCAACTTGCTGATTGCCAACACCGGCTCTGGTGCCTTGATTGCACTTGACGCAAATACCGGTGAACAAGTTTGGAAAGCCGAGCAATCGGTGCCGCCATTAACGTTACGCGGTGTTAGTGGTGTTGTTGCCAGTTCTGGTGGTATTTTCCTTGGTCTAGCATCTGGTGAAGTTGGTGTTTATATCATTGAAAGTGGTCAGCAAGGTTGGGCAACCGAAATCGGTGAGCCAAGCGGTGCGACTGAATTACAACGTATTGTTGATGTTGACGTCACCCCGATCGTGGTGGGTGATAAAATTTACGCTATTTCTACGAATGGTAATTTAGCGGCAATTGACTTACGCAGTGGTCGTGAACTTTGGAAACGTAAATACTCGTCTTATCGTCAATTGACCATCAGTGGCAACCAAATTTTCGCAACCGATGTGCAAGGCCACGTTTATGCTATCGACCGCAATAGTGGTATGGAGCAATGGAGTAACCTGCTGTTGACCAATCGTCGTACAACCGGTGCGGTAAGCGTTGGTAAATACGTTGTGGTTGGCGACTTTGAAGGTTATTTGCATTGGTTTGATAAAACCGATGGCAGCATAGTTGCACGCCACGAAGTTGATTCGAGCGGTATCTATGTCACACCAACGGTTGTTGACGGCTTGCTTTATGTAATGAGTCGCGATGGTGACTTAGAGGTGGTTAAAACACCTGAACCAGCTGCAGCTGAATAA
- the der gene encoding ribosome biogenesis GTPase Der translates to MLPVVALVGRPNVGKSTLFNRLTRTRDALVADFPGLTRDRQYGQAEVDGEHFIVIDTGGIEGNEQGIDAKMAEQSLLAIEEADAVLFMVDARAGLTSADEAIANHLRKQSKKVFLVANKIDGIDADSAIAEFYSLGLGETVHQIAAAHNRGVTQLMYVALAPHVEAFARSVNEIDEDDSLYEGDDDVVELAEGEEFDDSDEIAADDNIKLAIIGKPNVGKSTLTNRILGEERVVVYDMPGTTRDSVYIPMERNEREYTLIDTAGIRRRKNMHEAVEKFSVIKTLKAIEDANVVLLVMDAREGITDQDLSLLGFVLNSGRSLVLVVNKWDGLDNDVKDRIKSEIDRRLGFIDFARLHFISALHGTGVGHIFESVEEAFDSATRRTSTAMLTKVLDMAVFDHQPPLVNGRRIKLKYAHAGGYNPPLIVIHGNQVNQLPASYKRYLINYFRKSLKIMGTPIKVDFRGTMNPFANKRKLTYTEQKKRARATQGWNLDKDK, encoded by the coding sequence ATGCTTCCTGTTGTTGCCCTAGTTGGGCGCCCTAATGTGGGTAAATCAACTTTGTTTAATCGTCTAACCCGCACTCGAGATGCGTTGGTTGCTGACTTTCCTGGACTGACACGTGATAGACAATACGGTCAAGCCGAAGTGGACGGTGAGCATTTTATTGTTATCGATACCGGTGGTATTGAGGGCAATGAGCAAGGTATTGATGCAAAAATGGCGGAGCAATCTCTGCTGGCGATAGAAGAAGCCGATGCGGTGCTGTTTATGGTGGACGCTCGTGCTGGCCTAACATCAGCCGATGAAGCGATTGCCAACCATTTACGCAAGCAAAGCAAAAAGGTGTTTTTGGTTGCCAATAAAATCGACGGTATCGATGCAGATTCTGCTATTGCTGAGTTTTACTCTCTTGGCCTTGGCGAGACGGTACATCAGATTGCCGCGGCACATAACCGTGGTGTTACCCAACTTATGTATGTTGCACTCGCACCGCATGTTGAAGCGTTTGCTCGCAGTGTAAATGAGATTGATGAAGACGATAGCCTTTACGAAGGCGACGATGATGTTGTCGAGTTGGCTGAAGGTGAAGAATTTGATGACAGCGATGAAATCGCTGCCGATGATAATATCAAACTCGCCATCATTGGTAAGCCAAATGTTGGTAAGTCTACATTAACCAATCGTATTCTCGGTGAAGAACGCGTTGTGGTTTATGATATGCCAGGCACCACCCGTGACAGTGTGTACATCCCAATGGAGCGTAACGAGCGTGAATATACGCTTATCGATACCGCCGGTATTCGTCGTCGTAAAAATATGCATGAAGCGGTGGAAAAGTTTTCGGTAATTAAAACCTTAAAAGCCATTGAAGATGCCAACGTGGTGTTATTGGTTATGGATGCCCGTGAAGGCATTACTGATCAGGATTTGAGCTTACTGGGCTTCGTGTTAAATTCAGGTCGCTCTTTGGTGTTGGTTGTTAATAAGTGGGATGGCTTAGATAACGACGTTAAAGATCGTATTAAATCTGAAATTGACCGCCGTTTAGGCTTTATCGATTTTGCTCGATTGCATTTTATTTCTGCATTACATGGTACTGGTGTCGGTCATATCTTTGAGTCGGTTGAAGAAGCGTTCGATTCTGCAACCAGACGTACCTCGACGGCGATGCTGACCAAAGTTCTTGATATGGCCGTTTTTGATCATCAACCACCATTGGTGAACGGACGTCGCATTAAACTTAAATACGCGCACGCTGGTGGCTATAACCCACCATTGATTGTTATTCATGGTAATCAGGTCAATCAATTACCAGCGTCTTATAAACGTTATTTGATTAACTATTTCCGCAAGTCGTTGAAGATAATGGGTACGCCAATCAAAGTCGACTTTAGAGGCACCATGAACCCATTTGCTAACAAACGTAAGTTAACATACACAGAACAAAAGAAACGAGCCCGAGCGACTCAGGGTTGGAATCTAGATAAAGACAAGTAA
- the tolC gene encoding outer membrane channel protein TolC, with product MIKKLNSVVAGLVLAGFSSLTNAQDLQQIYQLALDNDPTVLRAQAQFNASQETIEQARSVLLPQLNATATYSQTEVERDDQDFLEPETTELALQLNMQLYHHNSWLSLDIAEKNAHRFDINYQFVKQQLITRVTEAYFNVLAAYDGLEFARAEKAAIERQLEQTKQRFSVGLTAITDVHEAQAQFDTAVADEIAAENQVYTAEELLREITGVYPRDLSVLNTERFSPYSPTPSNADEWQKLAEAKNLQLLGQKVNLDIAKESIDLASSGHLPTLSLFGSLSATDTDDDFLDIDGQEDDTQIIGLQLNVPIYSGGNTSSQVREAQQNYVVASQDMELIYRSIIRESRNAYNTINATISGVKALEQSVISAESALKATEAGFEVGTRTIVDVLESTRNLYNAKRQLSTTRYAYIVNMLRLKEAAGTVSEADISAINQGLTAPTQPQTP from the coding sequence ATGATAAAAAAATTAAATTCTGTTGTTGCGGGTTTAGTGTTGGCTGGTTTCAGCTCACTTACTAACGCGCAAGACCTACAACAAATTTATCAATTAGCGCTAGATAACGATCCAACTGTACTTCGTGCACAAGCTCAATTTAACGCCTCGCAAGAGACTATTGAGCAGGCTCGCTCTGTTTTGCTGCCTCAATTGAATGCCACCGCCACCTACTCGCAAACTGAAGTAGAACGTGATGACCAAGATTTCCTAGAACCAGAAACCACTGAGCTTGCATTGCAACTTAATATGCAGCTGTACCATCACAACAGTTGGTTGAGTCTAGATATTGCCGAGAAGAACGCGCATCGTTTTGACATTAATTATCAGTTTGTAAAACAACAATTGATCACCCGTGTCACCGAAGCGTACTTTAACGTTCTAGCCGCTTATGATGGCCTAGAATTTGCTCGTGCAGAAAAAGCCGCTATCGAACGTCAATTAGAGCAAACCAAGCAACGATTCTCCGTTGGCTTGACCGCGATTACCGATGTTCATGAAGCACAAGCACAATTTGATACCGCAGTAGCCGATGAAATTGCAGCAGAAAACCAAGTTTATACTGCAGAAGAATTACTGCGCGAAATTACCGGTGTTTACCCACGCGATCTAAGTGTTTTAAATACCGAGCGATTCAGCCCTTACTCGCCGACGCCGAGCAACGCCGACGAATGGCAAAAATTGGCTGAAGCGAAAAACTTACAATTGCTAGGTCAAAAAGTTAACTTGGATATTGCTAAAGAAAGCATCGATTTAGCCAGCTCAGGTCATTTACCTACGCTGAGCTTATTTGGTAGCTTATCTGCCACCGATACCGATGATGACTTCCTAGATATTGATGGCCAAGAAGACGATACGCAAATAATTGGTTTGCAATTGAATGTGCCGATTTACTCTGGTGGCAACACAAGTTCACAGGTACGTGAAGCGCAACAAAATTACGTTGTTGCTAGCCAAGATATGGAATTGATTTATCGTTCGATTATTCGTGAATCACGAAATGCCTATAACACCATCAATGCCACTATCTCAGGTGTTAAAGCCCTAGAGCAATCGGTTATCTCTGCAGAGAGTGCATTAAAAGCGACCGAAGCAGGTTTTGAAGTTGGTACTCGTACCATCGTTGATGTCTTGGAAAGTACCCGTAACTTGTATAATGCCAAGCGTCAGCTTTCAACAACACGTTACGCATATATCGTTAATATGCTGCGTTTGAAAGAAGCTGCAGGTACGGTATCCGAAGCCGATATATCAGCCATCAATCAGGGTTTGACCGCACCAACACAGCCACAAACTCCGTAG
- a CDS encoding NUDIX domain-containing protein produces MNKLYKIKQFNSDDYIVEGRDVKYQGFFRIDQYQLKHKLFAGGESALIRREVFERGDAVVLIIFDKKQRQVLMIEQFRVGAIRSQDNPWLLEFVAGMFDQDEQPIDVAIREAKEEANIDITADECQFVCEFLPSPGGTSEKIYMYVAYTDLSAYQDGQNHGLADEHEDILVHKLPLTEALALQAQGKVNNASSIIGLQWLALQFGG; encoded by the coding sequence ATGAACAAACTTTACAAAATCAAACAATTTAACTCTGACGATTATATTGTCGAAGGCCGCGATGTTAAGTACCAGGGCTTTTTTCGCATTGATCAATATCAACTTAAGCATAAGTTATTTGCAGGTGGTGAAAGTGCGTTAATACGCCGTGAAGTGTTTGAGCGTGGTGATGCGGTTGTGTTAATTATCTTTGATAAAAAACAACGACAAGTGTTAATGATTGAGCAATTTCGAGTCGGTGCGATCCGCAGTCAAGATAATCCATGGTTGCTTGAATTTGTTGCTGGCATGTTTGATCAAGACGAACAGCCAATTGATGTCGCCATTCGCGAAGCCAAAGAAGAGGCCAATATTGATATTACGGCTGATGAGTGTCAGTTTGTTTGCGAATTTCTGCCGAGCCCAGGTGGTACCTCTGAAAAAATTTATATGTATGTTGCTTATACCGACTTATCAGCGTACCAAGATGGTCAAAATCATGGCCTTGCCGATGAACATGAAGATATTCTGGTGCATAAGCTACCCTTAACTGAGGCGTTGGCGTTGCAAGCACAAGGCAAAGTAAATAACGCCTCCAGCATTATTGGGTTACAATGGTTGGCTCTGCAGTTTGGTGGATAA
- a CDS encoding DUF1249 domain-containing protein — MARYRPDIKNLINLAETSYMMLIRLLGGIDEQGQVREFHISESLSYRMSILEKTRYTQMVQFQQLINAKESLASKVYLPKPAMTIRVYHDARIVEVVESQNMRQIKPRYDYPNQRMHQPDEKRQTLVFLVEWLQLCLQQGKANVTFTTK, encoded by the coding sequence ATGGCACGTTATCGTCCTGATATTAAAAACCTCATTAATTTAGCTGAAACCAGCTATATGATGCTTATTCGATTACTTGGTGGTATTGATGAGCAGGGGCAAGTGCGCGAATTTCATATAAGCGAGTCATTGTCTTATCGTATGTCGATATTGGAAAAAACTCGATATACGCAAATGGTACAGTTTCAACAATTAATTAATGCCAAAGAATCCTTAGCAAGCAAGGTCTATTTGCCCAAGCCGGCAATGACAATCCGTGTTTATCACGATGCTCGTATTGTTGAAGTGGTCGAAAGTCAAAATATGCGACAAATTAAACCACGCTATGATTACCCCAATCAGCGCATGCACCAACCCGATGAAAAACGCCAGACATTGGTGTTTTTAGTTGAATGGCTACAGTTGTGTCTGCAACAAGGTAAAGCCAATGTCACTTTCACAACCAAGTAA
- a CDS encoding metallophosphoesterase — translation MPTMSVAQISDCHLYEDKSALHYGANVFDNLQRILDELGKLAHLDAIVFTGDLTQDHSLGSYQLFNQLIIDAKLSCPLYVLAGNHDDEHVMATTLTASTINHKKHIERGNWQLLLTRSKSETPAGFVDSHHLQQLAHVADRVEHTLLFMHHHPVDVGYFIDRHGLNNQADFWQAVEANQSIRAVACGHIHRGQTYQGPKNVHVYACPATSIQFDPDFDGVKALPKGAGYRQFMLHHDGTITTTLVYLD, via the coding sequence ATGCCAACAATGTCCGTCGCGCAAATCTCAGATTGCCACCTCTATGAAGATAAAAGTGCATTGCATTATGGCGCCAATGTGTTTGACAATTTACAACGTATTCTCGATGAGCTTGGTAAATTAGCGCATTTAGATGCCATCGTCTTTACCGGTGATCTAACCCAAGATCATAGTCTTGGCTCGTATCAATTGTTTAACCAATTAATTATTGATGCCAAGCTCTCATGTCCATTGTATGTATTGGCGGGTAATCATGATGACGAGCACGTCATGGCTACGACGTTAACGGCGTCAACGATAAATCATAAAAAACACATTGAGCGCGGCAACTGGCAGTTATTGCTAACGCGCAGCAAAAGCGAAACGCCGGCAGGTTTTGTCGATAGCCATCATTTACAGCAATTAGCACATGTTGCTGATAGGGTAGAGCATACGTTGTTATTTATGCATCATCACCCAGTTGATGTGGGGTATTTTATCGACCGTCATGGCCTTAATAATCAAGCTGACTTTTGGCAAGCCGTTGAGGCAAACCAAAGCATAAGAGCTGTTGCTTGTGGTCATATTCATCGCGGCCAGACATACCAAGGCCCTAAAAACGTGCATGTGTATGCTTGCCCGGCAACCTCGATTCAATTTGATCCAGACTTTGACGGCGTAAAGGCTTTACCGAAAGGCGCTGGCTATCGACAGTTTATGTTGCATCACGATGGCACTATTACCACGACACTGGTCTATCTGGATTGA
- a CDS encoding YqiA/YcfP family alpha/beta fold hydrolase, with translation MQRLLIIHGFNSSPGSMKAQLTMAYFDKHFPHIKVHAPQLKSSPLQALQQLQDIIASQPNAHWYITGSSLGGFFATYLSEQYGHKAVLINPAVRPFELLQDVIGEQTNPYTNETYHVLPQHMQQLQDMYQNRIDANNYMVMVQTGDEVLDYRQAVEKYQHSHLIVQQGGDHSFIDFEKMLPVIVKFFQLENNGHSERA, from the coding sequence TTGCAACGATTGCTAATTATTCATGGTTTTAATAGCTCTCCCGGCTCGATGAAAGCGCAGTTAACTATGGCGTATTTCGACAAACACTTTCCTCATATTAAAGTGCATGCGCCGCAATTAAAATCGTCGCCGTTACAAGCGTTACAGCAATTACAGGACATCATTGCATCCCAACCAAATGCACACTGGTATATTACCGGTTCATCATTAGGTGGCTTTTTTGCCACCTACTTGAGTGAGCAATATGGCCACAAAGCGGTGTTAATAAACCCAGCGGTTAGGCCGTTTGAGCTGCTGCAAGATGTGATTGGTGAGCAAACCAATCCTTATACCAATGAAACCTATCATGTGTTGCCGCAGCATATGCAACAATTGCAAGATATGTATCAAAATCGCATCGACGCTAACAATTATATGGTAATGGTACAAACTGGCGATGAGGTATTGGATTACCGTCAAGCCGTCGAAAAGTACCAGCACAGCCACTTAATTGTGCAGCAAGGAGGCGACCATAGTTTTATCGACTTTGAAAAAATGCTGCCTGTTATTGTTAAATTCTTCCAATTAGAGAATAATGGGCATAGCGAGAGGGCGTAA